One segment of Marvinbryantia formatexigens DSM 14469 DNA contains the following:
- a CDS encoding YbaK/EbsC family protein codes for MSLKRVQEYLEKEGISDRLKVFHESSATVELAAQALGCEPARIAKTMSFLLGDEAILIVTAGDVKVDNKKFKEQFHQKAKMIPGDLVEEYIGHAPGGVCPFAIKEHVPVYMDVSLKRFEIVYPAGGDAHSAVELTPAELERYSHSCGWVDVCKVREAV; via the coding sequence ATGTCACTAAAAAGAGTGCAGGAATATCTGGAAAAAGAGGGAATTTCAGACCGGCTAAAGGTCTTTCATGAATCAAGCGCCACCGTGGAACTGGCGGCGCAGGCGCTTGGCTGCGAACCGGCGAGGATTGCAAAAACAATGTCTTTTCTTCTGGGAGATGAGGCAATTCTGATTGTCACAGCGGGCGATGTGAAGGTAGATAACAAAAAGTTTAAGGAACAATTTCATCAGAAAGCAAAGATGATACCGGGCGACCTGGTGGAGGAGTACATCGGACATGCGCCGGGCGGGGTCTGCCCGTTTGCAATCAAAGAGCATGTCCCGGTATATATGGATGTATCTTTGAAGCGTTTTGAAATCGTATATCCGGCAGGCGGCGACGCACACAGCGCAGTCGAACTGACGCCTGCGGAGCTGGAGCGGTATTCCCACAGTTGCGGCTGGGTGGACGTCTGCAAAGTGCGGGAAGCTGTATAA